From Coregonus clupeaformis isolate EN_2021a unplaced genomic scaffold, ASM2061545v1 scaf0112, whole genome shotgun sequence:
ATGGAATCCCGCGGCGGACGGTACATGTTACAGTGGTGCCGTGACTCAGATCCCAGAGTTGATGTCTATCATCTGCTGAGGTTGCTGCGGAAAAGAAGGAGGTCAGAGGGAGGTGCATGTAGAGGATGGTAGCTAACGGATGCTAGCTTAGCATCACACATTGACACAATGATGATGATGTCACCTTCCCGGAGACCTGAGGTAGTGTCTCCCCCGTACCACAACAGCTCAGTTTTCTGTTTCTATAGCAGTATTAACGGAGACTATGGAGTACATTGTGTTGTTGTGAAACATGGTATCGAATCCTGGAGCGGACTGGTACATGTTACATGTGCGTGTCTTTGTGTTAGCTCAGCATACAGTGCTGTGCCATGAAATGTTCAGCTTCATCATTCTTCCACTTCTTCTGCCTTATTCTTCTGCTTACTTTGGTGTTGAGTTTTCCTGtaagtgtggttgtgtgtgtttgtgtgtgtgtgtgtgtgtgtgtgtgtgtgtgtgtgtgtgtgtgtgtgtgtgtgtgtgtgtgtgtgtgtgtaactgccCCCTGGTGTTTGTATGAGGTGTATGAGTTGTGTTGACGTCTGTGTCTCCACAGAGCCCCCGGTCACCATCACCAAGCTGCTGGACGACGTGCACGTAGTGGTGGGAGAGAAGGTGGAGTTTGAGTgtgaggtgtcagaggaaggagcCAACGTCAAATGGTGAGGGACTCATACTAATACCCTTTTTAGTCAAATGACTAAGTAACTAATCAatcaatctatctatctatcaatctCTGTTACAGCTgtggcatttgtgtgtgtatgtgtctctcacAACTGTTAAACACTAtttctatgtctgtgtgtgtttcaccCATTCTCaggatgaaagatggagttgagcTGACCAAGGATGGGAAGTACAGGATAAAGAAGGATGGGAAGAAACACACTCTGGTCATCAGTGAAGCAACCATAGAGGACATCGGAATGTACTATGTTTACACTAACGGGGGAGAATCCAAAGGAGAACTGGAAGTGGAAGGTACCACTTTCAGATATCATACAGTATACTAAAAAAGTTAATTTTTTATTAACTTCATTTTCGGAAGAGTCCGAaatgctttctctctctgctttcttttctgtctctttctgctttcttttctgtctctttctgttttcttttctgtctctttctgctTTATTTTCTGTatctttccctctccttcccttcatctctgCCCCTGGTGCTCAGCCAAGGAGCTGGAGGTTCTGCAGAGTATAGCTGACCTGTCGGTGAAGGCGTGTGAACAGGCCGTGTTCAAGTGTGAGGTGTCTGATGAGAAGGTGGTGGGCAAGTGGTTCAAGGACGGTGTGGAGGTCAAACCCGGCAACCGCATCAAGATGTCACACATCGGAAGGTATGGCGTCACATTGCTGGGGCTTTGGGGGGTCATTGAGTTTAAATAACTTCAGACAGGCTTGAACATCCTCAAATTCTCCTTCTCCATGGGACCTTGTCAGTACAGTACATATTCTATTTTTGACTTGATTTTGCATTATGGAGCATGTTGCAAGGGTAACTGTGCTTTGCATAATTGTGGGTCACTGCGAGTGTCTGTTGTCTCCTTGGTAACATTGGGTTGCCGTTTGTTCTCCAGGATCCACAAGCTGACGATTGATGACGTGAAGCCGCAGGACGAAGGAAACTACACCTTTGTCCCTGAAGGATACGCACTCTCCCTCTCCGCTAAACTCAACTTcattggtgagagagagagagagagagactctcctAAGTTTTACTGAGTACAATGAAGCAGAGCCTACATTTAAATGATACTGATTCATGTGTTTTCCCTGTTTCCCTCAGAAATCAAGATTGACTATGTTCCACGCCAAGGTAGGTGTGGCTATTGTCTCCTATCATCCGTTGGCGTTACCTATTTATTACACTGTATTTAATACTGTGATAATCACCCAGGACCACCCGTCCCTCACTGACATTCCTCCGCCCCTCACAGACCCTCCCAAAATTCACCTGGACACCAGTAGCACGGGCAGCAAGAACACTATTGTTGTGGTGGCTGGCAACAAGCTCCGCCTTGATGTGGAGATCACAGGAGAGCCTGTCCCCACCGTGTGTTGGATGAAAGGAGACACTGTGAGGATCTAGTATTTCTGTTACatcctcctcacacacacacatcaaacccCTGCCCCAGCATGCCTCTCTAAGGAAGGGGGGCATCAAAGGCAGGGTGTCACTCACATTAACCAACCATTAGACCATGCAAGACTCTGAGAGAAAGATGAAATAGTGTGTCCAGGTTACACCCAGTAGCTGAATCACCAGACAGTGTCAGTCCAGTAGTCTAAGTGCCCTCCCTGTTCCTGTCTCTAGGTGATATCGGAGGCGGAGGGCAGAGTGAGGGTGGAGACCAGGACCACTCTGAGCAGCTTTGTCATTGAGGGGGCGGAGAGGCCAGACGAGGGCCGGTACTCCATCATAGTGACCAACCCAGCCGGAGAGGACAGGGCTGAGCTCACCATCAAGATCGTTGGTCAgtggtactctctctctcctctctcccctctctctttccagtcTACTACTCTCCCCTCTTCACTTCTGTCCCCTTGCCTTTCCTGCTCTCCTCTTTCCCCCAcatctccctgctctctcctttttctctctctataaTTTGTTCTCCCCTTCTTATGCAATAGAGGTaaacatatatttaaaaaacaattCAGTAAGAGTGATTCAATAATAGATGTGACATTAATTGACATTAAGTTAGAACCCATTCTGAGCTGGTGAGAACATAGCCACCCCTATGTCCTGTCCTGACTgtttctcctgtcccctccagaTGTGCCTAACCCTCCAGAGAACGTCAAGTGTATGGGAGTTGGCGAGGACACAGCCACCATTACATGGGATCCCCCCAAATTTGATGGGGGTTCGCCCGTCAAAGGTGCACCTTTCCTATTTTTACATCTATCTATTAAGCTATCAATCTCTCTTTCCTCATGGTTATCAGCTATCTGTTAATCTCTCTCATTACATTGGTAAAATCTAATGATGTCGTTCTGTGATGATGTCGCTCTATGATTATGTAATGTCGCTCTGTGATGTCACTCTGATGATGTCAGACTGTAATGATGTAATGTTGCTCTGTGATGATGTCACTCGCAGGCTACCTGATGGAGAGGAAGAAGCAGGGTTCCTCCAGGTGGACCAAGCTGAACTTTGAGGTGTTTGAGTCAACCACGTACGAGGCTAAGAAGATGATTGAGGGTGTTTTTTATGAGATGAGGGTGTTTGCTGTCAATGGGATCGGCATCTCCCAGCCCAGCGGCAACTCCAAGCCCTTCATGCCCATCGGTGGGTAGACACTTATTACTAGAGCAGTGGAGAGGAGCCTTTCAATCTCCTGATACTCTACTTATACAGTttacctctgtcttcctctccttttatctattctctctctgcctctgtctctcagcCCCTACCAGTGAGCCCACTCGTCTGACGGTGGAGGATGTGACAGACAGCACCTGTGCCCTGAAGTGGCGTCCACCAGAGAGGGTTGGAGCAGGGGGCGTTGACGGGTACATAATCGAGTGGTGCAAAGAAGGAGGTGAAGGAGGATTTTGGGGTTGCAGAATAATATTATAATTTCTTCTAATTCACTAATCTCTCCCATAAAATTCCTCTGTAGAATTCCTATAAAACTCTATAGATAAACCATCTCATTTCTAAGTGGATGATAATGAATGCTCTTCTGCTATTGGTCCATCCCTTAGAGGATAACTGGGTGGTGGCCAATAAGGAGCCAGTGGACAAGAACACGTACCGTGTGAAGGGGCTGCCAACAGGAGAGAAGCTCTTGTTCAGAGTGGTGGCTATGAATATCGCTGGACGCAGCCCCCCCTGCACCTTGAAACAGTCTGTCACCATCAGAGAGATCATGGGTCAGACTCACACGCTTGCatggacgcacgcacacacacacttctccatagacctctgacacacacagtaaacacacCCACTTCCATTACTTCTATGTTGAcattcctctctgtctccctccatgtctcagaGTACCCAAAGATCCGCCTGCCTCGCCAGCTAAGAACCAAGTTCATCAGGAAAGTGGGCGAGAAGATCAACTTGGTCATCCCCTTCCaggtctgagaacagccagcacCACACAGTAGTAACCTTCCCCGGGCTAGAGACAGGGCTGACTTCATGTTAGCTGGGTCTCAGTGTGTGAAAAGAAGAGCAAACATTGTCCTGTAATGCCAAAACTAAACAGTCAGAAAATGAGATATTCTTGCCAGTCAACACCTTTCTCTCTTTTGGGTGttcctcctccacttctcctgtaGCAGCGTCTCACTCTTTAATTCAGTAAATATTTTTCCCCCCAGGGGAAGCCTCGCCCCGTGGTCAACTGGTTGAAAGACGGTGAGCCCCTGGAGAATAAATCGGTGGGCATCCGCACCAGTGACTTTGACACCATCCTGTTCATCCGCTCGGCAGAAAGGGACCACTCTGGGAAGTACACCCTGTCTGTCCAGATAGACAACATGCAGGACAAGGCTGACATACACATCCAGGTCGTAGGTCAGTCACTGGCACCAACATCATtggggatctggtcaaaagtagtgcactatatagggaatagggttccatttgggatgcaagctaTATATAACTGTATGTCTCCGCTCACCCTTCAGTGACTATACCTAGTATGTTTTACTACTTATTACAGTCAAATATGGAGCCAGTATGATGCAATGACTTAAATCTAGGATGACACCCCAGAGTTTAATTTGATGATAATTCCTCATTTAATCCTCGGAGGGGATCTAAGACTCCAAAGGAGGGTGGGAATCATCAAAGAGGCTGAttagtctcttcctctcctcttctcaatcCTTCCCTCCTGCCCTGACTGCCACCGTACCGTCGctttgctccctccctcccctctttccccTCGTTCCTGCTCCTCTTAGCACCCGTGTGAGGGTCAGGGTGCTGTGTGGCTGGGTGGGGAGATTATGCGGTGGGGTTCCGTTGGGATTATTGGTGTGTAGACTGGGAGTAGGGTGGGATTAGGGGCCTTGGTCTCCTTTCCCCTGCTGGGAGGTGAGCTAATGAGAGGGCCAGCCTCTTCAGATCAGCCCCCACACACGTTTagtcacagcagcagcagcacggcAGAGACCAGGATTAATGACAAACATCCTGGAGTACTGACGTACATGAGACACACTCCACATGCTCCATTTtcgctgtctgtttgtctgttaaaagagatctctctctctctctgacacacagatGTACTTCCTCCTTCCTACtttttcctcctttcctctccctctctccctatctccctctcgctctcgctctccccccctccccacacacagacAAGCCAGGTCCTCCTATAAATGTGATGGTAACAGATGTGTGGGGCTTCAACGCTGCTCTGGAGTGGAAGCCCCCCAAAGACACAGGCAACACTGATATCACCGGCTACACCATCCAGAAGGCTGACAAGAAGACCCAGGTCTCCAActccctcctctgtctttcctcatctctctctatagCTCTCTCTTTCTATACTGTGTATCCACCTCACCTCTCCTTCTCtgccctcacttccctcatcCTCTGTTCTCAAACATCTGCCTCTATATATCcacatctcctctccttctttttcaACCTCTCTACTTCTCTGTAAACAtcttcctttttctctctctccctccctccctctccctctccctctccttctctctctggtcAGGGTTGGTTCACGGTGTATGAGCACAACCGCCGGCCCAGCTGCACAGTGTCTGACCTTGTCATGGGGAACGAGTACTCCTTCCGTGTGTTCAGTGAGAACATCTGTGGCCTGAGCGATGAGGTGGCCTTCAGCAAGAACACTGCCATCATAGGAAAAACAGGTAATACACTACAATGCTACACCATACTATAGCCCCTGTGCATGCTCACGCAAACACGCGCTCACAATCGCTGCGCAAATGTAGCCTGTCATTACAGCCATAAACAGTGATACACTTTCAAAATGCAAGATATAGAAATAAACTGTGTTTTACACCAGCATTTTGAGATGAAGGTCATTCATAGCTAATAGCAGccaatatcaactagggatatcatgtcacttctctggagtccagagcaagcagGATCATATGGCCTACCTGTATGTATCGGAGGTTGCAGGATCGGATGGAAACCATGGTTAGGGTAAGCACAAGCCTATAGTATGTCAATCtacaatctactatcccccatagtacaaaagttcacctattctattggtcaacttggCCTTCTGTGTGAGAAAGAAATATTCCAAActtagtctgggacagttgtgggatgcgatagatcccaaattaatacaaccactagcatcagaAAACgttttaaaagcaatgaggctgatgcaacagatcagaacgtttagtttaaaatgttgataaactattaggctatttcttcacattataagcgcagcaatgtgcacatgacagtaggctataagcgcaaatgttccaaaatgcaatcaattagcaggaaaacaccattctcaaaagtaaCCGCAAATgagattatgcatgtaatgctttattataaaggtgcatttttatggtgaaaattatcttctccaaacttgaaactcacgcgccccctatgtatgccagttagactCTACACTggttgtaaagtggattaatgtgcttaattttaataagttatttggccactttagttgtatgatacaaaccttatcaaaacatataagcctatgggctaggctacatgaggtgttaaTTTTTAAAAGTTGCATgcgtttcttgccttactgcacacaacctgggcatcattcacaagtatATATCACAAGTGAATATTAAAATTATCAATTAAATCGCCAGGTAGCCTATTGTTCTGGCAAATATGTGTTCGTAGCAGATTGCTAAACTTTATTTTATGTGGATGATTTAAACGTACTATGCTTTTGCCAGGCAAAACCAGAGACATTTTAACAAGTGCTTtctggtcactaatctggatATACACCCACCTTTGTGTGTCAAtgctgatgactggtcattggtcaacagtAAAGACGCGCAACTTTTTGGTTCTGAAGCATAGATAAGATGTTTTTGAGACAACAATTTGGTGCAATACCGTAGGCCTATGTTAGTAACCATTTTGAAATATAAAATTACAAATGGTATGTAGCTGATTTAAAatatgtgtgattttttttttttcacattcAGTTTCAAACTCGTGACCCCCCAAAACCTTCTCGCGACCCCCCGGGGTTTCGGGACCCCCAGTTTGAGAACCActgtactacactacactacaccatactaTACCAAATGTAGTATGTAGTTATAATAGGGTAACATGATataccatgtggtcctctgtagctcagttgataaagCTAAAGCATGccgcttgtaatgccaggatagtgggttcgattcctgggaccccccaaacgtaaaatgtatgcacggatgactgtaagtccctttggataaaagcacctgctaaatggcatttattattattattattattattattattattattattattattattattatatagcctGCTAAACACAGCCATCACAGTCCCCATCCATATCCACCCCCCTCCCTCAGATCTGGAGTACAACAAACCAGCCTTCAAAGAGAAGGACATGAGAGGCTCCCCCAAGTTTACAGCTCCCCTAGTGGACAGGTGTGTCGTTGCAGGCTACAGTACTGCCATCAGCTGTGCTGTCCGGGCCTACCCTAAGGTGAGGATGTGTGCGGGGGGGTGTTTAAGTGTGTTTGTAATTAGGTGTGTGTTGGGAGAGCGAGAACTAAAAGCTGTTTGAAGGTGCGTTTGTGTGTCACaagctatgtttccattaacttgtccagtgattttttttgacattttgaaagtttgcatagaaaatagatgcgaCAATTGCCTGCTAGGGTGCGTTTCCATTTAACTATCTTGTGTCGATAAAATGTTAGGTGTGACGTAATGATGTCACACCTAAAATACAAATGTAGTGGTTGAAatgtttccattacccatttaggcaaattTCACATTAATAAATTGGCAACAGCCTgaatgccctcccacctatctgtttcatgttTCAGGTAGCCCGCgactaatacagtgcattcggaacgtattcagaccccttcacttttttccacattttgttacattacagccttattctaaaattgattaaattgtttcttcccctcctcaatctacacacaataccccataatgacaaagcaaaaacaggtttttagacatttttaaacatttattaaaaataaaaaacggaaatatcacatttacagaagtattcagaccctttactcagtactttgttgaagcacctttggcagtgattacagcctcgaatcttctagggtatgacgctacaagcttggcacacctgtatttggggagtttctcccattcttctctgcagatcctttcaagctctgtcaggttgaatggggagcgtcgctgcacagctatattcaggtctctccaaagatgttcgatcgggttcaagtccgggatctggcttggccactcaaggacattgagagatttgtcccgaagccactcctgcgtagtcttggctgtgtgcttagggtcgttgtcctgttggaaggtgaaccttcgccccagtctgaggtcctgagtgctctggagcaggttttcatcaaggatctctctgtactttgctccgttcatctttccctcgatcctgacttgtctcccagtccctgccgctgaaaaacatccccacagcatgatgctgccaccaccatgcttcaccgtagggatggtgccaggtttcctccagacgtgacgcttggcattcaggccaaagagttcaatcttggtttcatcagaccagataatcttgtttctcatggtctgagagtcctttaggtgccttttggcaaaccccaagcgggcagtcatgtgtcttttactgaggagttgcttccttctggccactctaccataaaggcctgattggtggagtgctgcagagatggttgtccttctggaaggttctcccatctccacagaggaactctggagctctgtcagagtgaccatcgggttcttggtcacctccctgaccaagtcccttctcccccgattgctcagtttggccgggcggccagctctaggaagagtcttggtggttccaaacttcttccatttaagaatgatggaggccactgtgttcttggggaccttcaatgctgcagaaatgttttggtacccttccacagatctgtgcctcgacacaatcctgtctcggagctctacggacaattccatcgacctcatggcttggtttttgctctgacatgcactgtcaactgtgggaccttatatagacaggtgtgtgcctttacaaattatgtccaatcaattgaatttaccacaggtggactccaatcaagttgtagtgtggtgggtgatttgaaggagtcaggcgcaggagggtaaatcacagaatacagagtttattccggaatacagagttacgcaggatagcgtcaaacagtccagtgcgcaaaacaggcgcactggagcaaaacaggcacacagggaaaatataccccggcaatacaaaacaCACGAAGCTCAACCAACCTTCTCTCTCCTCACATGAatcaatcacccacaaggacaagggggcagagggaacacttatacacatactaatgaggggatatgaaccaggtgtgtgtaatagacaagacaaaacaaatggaatgatgagatgagatgtggctagaaggccggtgattacgaacgccgaagcctgcccgaacaaggagaagaagTCGTGacgtggaaacatctcaaggatgaccaatggaaacaggatgcacctgagctcattttcgagtctcatagcaaagagtctgaatacttatgtaaataaggtttttcagttttttctaaaaacctgttttcgctttgtcattatggggtattgtgtgtacattgatgaggattattatttttttaaatcaattttagaataaggctgtaacgtaacaaaatgtgtaagaagtaaaggggtctgaatactttccgaaggcactgtatttgccatattctaataattatcATATGCCAACGTATTGCCATGgtccgtgccatggtgaaacttgcactcctgtagatctgaaataattggatggtgaaacttgccagAAAAGCAAGGCTAAGCAATTCAGGAATTcctgaaagtcaggacaatccaTGTGTtgcaaataaacattatttttgtacactgaacaaaaatataaacacaactgagctgcagttcatataaggaaatcagtcaattgaaatgaattcattatgccctaatctatggatttcacatgactgggaatacagatatgcatcagataccttaaaaaaaaaaagtaggggcgtggttcagaaaaccaatcagtatctggtgtgaccaccatttacctcatgcagtgcgacacatctcattcacatagagttgatcaggctgttgattttggcctgtggaatgttgtcccactcctcttcaatggctgtgtgaagttgctggttTTTGGCGGGAagtggaacacgctgttgtacacgtcgatccagagcatcccaaacatgctcaatgggtgacatgtctggggagtatgcaggccatggaagaacttaaACATTTTCacacttccaggaattgtgtacagatccttgcgacatggggtcgtgcattatcatgctgaaacttgaggtgatggcggtggatgaatggcacgacaatgggcctcaggatctcatcccggtatctctttgcattcaaattgccatcgataaaatgcagttgtgtttgttgtccgtagcttatgcctgcccatacaataaccccaccgccaccatggggcactctgttcacaacgttgacatcagctcgcccacacgacaccatacacgctgtctgccatctgcccggtacagttgaaaccgggattcatccgtgaatagcactcgaaggtgagcatttgcccactgaactcggttacgacgccgaactgcaggcaggtcaagaccctggtgtggacgacgagcacgcagatgagcttccctaagacagtttctgacagtttgtgcagaaattcttcggttgtacaaacccacagtttcatcagctgttcgggtggctggtctcagactatcccgcaggggaagaagcctgatgtggatgtcctgggctggtctaaaacaactttggaggcagcttatggtagagaaattaacattccattttctgccaacagctctggtggacattcctgcagtcagcatgccacttgcacactccctcaaaacttgagacatctgtggcattgtgttgtgacaaaactgcacattttttagtgtccttttattgtcccaagcacaaggtccacctgtgtaatgatcatgctgtttaatcagcttcttgatataccacacctgtcagctggatggattatcttggcaaatgagaaatgctcactaacagggatgtaaacaaatctgtgcacTAAATATGagctaaataagctttttgtgcatatggaaaatttctgggatcttttatttcagatcatgaaacatgggaccaacactttacacgttgcatttatatttttgttcagtgtagttgaaaAAATGTATATTGTAAGCAGTATACATATaattaaatgtggagtggagctttataGTTACACTATGACATCATGTGCCCCGCGTTCCTTCAAAATGATTCGGCAATCATCATTTATTAAAAAAACACAGTATCCATCGTCATTTGTCGCAAtaaagaatgtttaaaaaaatgaaaaatccACCCGTCAAATGGATAGAACTGTTGTCgatctttagaaaatgtctcctatatctgccgtttccattacacaCGACATTGCTTTTGTCTAATAAACCGGGGTCAATGGAAAATTGCCTAATGAGTGGGTGATTATATTTCAAGGCCAAATGTTGCCCCAATTaaattccctccctcctctcttaaccccccctcttccccctctcttcacCTCAGGCTAAGATTGTGTGGATGAAGAATAAGATGATCATTGGGGAGGATCCTAAATTCTTGATGCAGAACAACCAGGGGGTGTTGACCCTGAACATCAGGAAGCCCGGCCAGTTTGACGGGGGCAAGTACTCCTGTAAGGCCATCAACGACCTGGGGGAGGACGAGGTGGAGTGCAGGCTGGAAGTCCGaggtactgacacacacacactgtcatgcATGCACAGATAgatgtgcacaaacacacacacacactacaactcCTATCATGCTCAGCCTGAGACATACTTTTATTGGCAGTCAATAGTTGTCTAACTAATCATCAGTTATCATCAGTTAAACCCATTATTACAAAGCTGGTCATGTATTCACGATCTATGACTTATGATTATCGCTTGTTGGGAACACTGATAGTATGTCGTTTTTCCTAACAAGATTAAATGTAGAGATTGTGCGTG
This genomic window contains:
- the LOC121568909 gene encoding myosin-binding protein C, fast-type-like isoform X9 encodes the protein MPEAKKPAAKTDKAAAAPADKAKPAEDHDGVTDEAQPAPEEGSEGGDELLSDSEELPDDETVPGGQSELTGLFVERPESTTVIKGKNVTFVAKVDSSDLLRKPNMKWLKGKWLDLGSKAGKHVQFKEAYDRNSKVYTYEMSIIKVVEGDAGGYRCEVTSKDKCDSCTFEVTVEAVQEEQPANILDAFKRSGIKGAKKGGDAGEDAGDLDFSALLKKREKKARDEPKEEVDVWEILKDAKPCDYEKIAFDYGITDLRGLLKRLKKMKKVEPKKSDAFLKKLEQCYSVDKGKRTQMHVELHDPNTQVKWLKNGVEIKPSAKYVFECVGNKRTLTINKCNLSDDAAYECVVGEEKSFTEVFVKEPPVTITKLLDDVHVVVGEKVEFECEVSEEGANVKWMKDGVELTKDGKYRIKKDGKKHTLVISEATIEDIGMYYVYTNGGESKGELEVEAKELEVLQSIADLSVKACEQAVFKCEVSDEKVVGKWFKDGVEVKPGNRIKMSHIGRIHKLTIDDVKPQDEGNYTFVPEGYALSLSAKLNFIEIKIDYVPRQDPPKIHLDTSSTGSKNTIVVVAGNKLRLDVEITGEPVPTVCWMKGDTVISEAEGRVRVETRTTLSSFVIEGAERPDEGRYSIIVTNPAGEDRAELTIKIVDVPNPPENVKCMGVGEDTATITWDPPKFDGGSPVKGYLMERKKQGSSRWTKLNFEVFESTTYEAKKMIEGVFYEMRVFAVNGIGISQPSGNSKPFMPIAPTSEPTRLTVEDVTDSTCALKWRPPERVGAGGVDGYIIEWCKEGEDNWVVANKEPVDKNTYRVKGLPTGEKLLFRVVAMNIAGRSPPCTLKQSVTIREIMEYPKIRLPRQLRTKFIRKVGEKINLVIPFQGKPRPVVNWLKDGEPLENKSVGIRTSDFDTILFIRSAERDHSGKYTLSVQIDNMQDKADIHIQVVDKPGPPINVMVTDVWGFNAALEWKPPKDTGNTDITGYTIQKADKKTQGWFTVYEHNRRPSCTVSDLVMGNEYSFRVFSENICGLSDEVAFSKNTAIIGKTDLEYNKPAFKEKDMRGSPKFTAPLVDRCVVAGYSTAISCAVRAYPKAKIVWMKNKMIIGEDPKFLMQNNQGVLTLNIRKPGQFDGGKYSCKAINDLGEDEVECRLEVRVLQEKKGDEEKK
- the LOC121568909 gene encoding myosin-binding protein C, fast-type-like isoform X5, with the translated sequence MPEAKKPEAEPEEIAAKTDKAAAAPADKAKPAEDHEARSAIEDGVTDEAQPAPEEGSEGGDELPDDETVPGGQSELTGLFVERPESTTVIKGKNVTFVAKVDSSDLLRKPNMKWLKGKWLDLGSKAGKHVQFKEAYDRNSKVYTYEMSIIKVVEGDAGGYRCEVTSKDKCDSCTFEVTVEAVQEEQPANILDAFKRSGIKGAKKGGDAGEDAGDLDFSALLKKREKKARDEPKEEVDVWEILKDAKPCDYEKIAFDYGITDLRGLLKRLKKMKKVEPKKSDAFLKKLEQCYSVDKGKRTQMHVELHDPNTQVKWLKNGVEIKPSAKYVFECVGNKRTLTINKCNLSDDAAYECVVGEEKSFTEVFVKEPPVTITKLLDDVHVVVGEKVEFECEVSEEGANVKWMKDGVELTKDGKYRIKKDGKKHTLVISEATIEDIGMYYVYTNGGESKGELEVEAKELEVLQSIADLSVKACEQAVFKCEVSDEKVVGKWFKDGVEVKPGNRIKMSHIGRIHKLTIDDVKPQDEGNYTFVPEGYALSLSAKLNFIEIKIDYVPRQDPPKIHLDTSSTGSKNTIVVVAGNKLRLDVEITGEPVPTVCWMKGDTVISEAEGRVRVETRTTLSSFVIEGAERPDEGRYSIIVTNPAGEDRAELTIKIVDVPNPPENVKCMGVGEDTATITWDPPKFDGGSPVKGYLMERKKQGSSRWTKLNFEVFESTTYEAKKMIEGVFYEMRVFAVNGIGISQPSGNSKPFMPIAPTSEPTRLTVEDVTDSTCALKWRPPERVGAGGVDGYIIEWCKEGEDNWVVANKEPVDKNTYRVKGLPTGEKLLFRVVAMNIAGRSPPCTLKQSVTIREIMEYPKIRLPRQLRTKFIRKVGEKINLVIPFQGKPRPVVNWLKDGEPLENKSVGIRTSDFDTILFIRSAERDHSGKYTLSVQIDNMQDKADIHIQVVDKPGPPINVMVTDVWGFNAALEWKPPKDTGNTDITGYTIQKADKKTQGWFTVYEHNRRPSCTVSDLVMGNEYSFRVFSENICGLSDEVAFSKNTAIIGKTDLEYNKPAFKEKDMRGSPKFTAPLVDRCVVAGYSTAISCAVRAYPKAKIVWMKNKMIIGEDPKFLMQNNQGVLTLNIRKPGQFDGGKYSCKAINDLGEDEVECRLEVRVLQEKKGDEEKK